In a genomic window of Candidatus Methylomirabilis tolerans:
- a CDS encoding putative DNA binding domain-containing protein, producing the protein MLGVKELSALLARGEGESIEFKRSTGEMKEAMQTLCAFLNGNGGTLIFGIRPDGTAEGQEVSDKTLREIAQATDRFEPAVHLSIRRGKVETRREIIAISVDGGLDKRPFAYDGRSYERVGNTTRRMAQSKYEKTLMDRAHTSRRWENEPAERVELRDIDRGEVFRIVNIAASLGRLSGPVGIRLADILDRLKLRRNGRILQAAVVLFGKEFMPDYPQCELRMARFKGTDKTEFMDQRQVRAPAFKLLEEAELFCQRHFPMPAKIVPEQLRRVEAPLIPMDAMREILVNAFIHRDYSIAGGAVSLAIFDDRVEVWSAGTYPTGITPEQLSKSHLSVQRNPIIADVFNRAGLIEKWGRGTNRVIAMCRKAGLAPPTFEEITGAAVVTFTVNVLGPGREFAQVAGPSRDQVGTKSPYWSGAATPAPCWRSWGSRVAPTAPNFAKAFSSR; encoded by the coding sequence ATGCTCGGCGTGAAGGAATTGTCCGCCCTTCTGGCCCGGGGAGAAGGCGAATCTATCGAGTTCAAACGCTCGACCGGCGAAATGAAGGAAGCCATGCAGACGTTGTGTGCCTTTCTCAATGGTAACGGTGGTACGCTCATCTTTGGCATACGACCGGATGGCACGGCGGAAGGCCAGGAGGTAAGCGACAAGACGCTGCGGGAGATCGCCCAAGCTACGGACCGCTTCGAACCCGCCGTTCACCTCTCAATCCGTCGTGGCAAGGTCGAAACGCGGCGTGAAATCATTGCGATCTCGGTGGACGGAGGATTGGACAAACGTCCGTTCGCGTATGATGGTCGTTCCTACGAGCGTGTCGGCAACACTACGCGACGCATGGCTCAATCCAAATACGAGAAGACGCTCATGGATCGCGCCCACACCTCGCGCCGCTGGGAAAATGAACCAGCCGAGCGGGTAGAACTACGGGATATCGATCGAGGCGAGGTGTTCCGAATCGTCAATATTGCGGCATCTCTTGGCCGTCTGTCGGGTCCCGTGGGCATACGGTTAGCGGACATCCTTGATCGCCTCAAACTGCGTCGAAATGGGCGGATTCTCCAGGCGGCCGTAGTCCTTTTCGGTAAGGAGTTCATGCCTGACTATCCGCAGTGCGAACTTCGCATGGCCCGGTTCAAGGGTACAGACAAGACGGAATTCATGGACCAGCGTCAAGTCCGCGCTCCGGCGTTCAAACTGCTTGAGGAAGCAGAGTTATTCTGTCAACGCCATTTCCCGATGCCGGCCAAGATCGTGCCGGAACAATTGCGCCGGGTCGAGGCGCCGCTCATTCCGATGGATGCCATGCGTGAGATCCTGGTCAACGCCTTCATTCACCGGGACTATTCCATCGCAGGCGGTGCTGTATCTCTTGCCATCTTCGACGACCGAGTGGAGGTCTGGAGCGCCGGCACCTATCCAACTGGGATTACGCCGGAACAGTTGAGCAAGTCCCACTTGTCCGTCCAGCGCAACCCGATCATCGCGGATGTGTTCAATCGGGCTGGGCTGATCGAGAAATGGGGGCGCGGAACGAATCGGGTCATTGCGATGTGCCGGAAGGCGGGCCTTGCGCCTCCGACATTCGAGGAGATTACCGGGGCGGCCGTGGTCACCTTTACGGTCAACGTGCTGGGGCCAGGACGGGAGTTCGCACAAGTCGCGGGACCAAGTCGGGACCAAGTCGGGACCAAGTCGCCGTACTGGAGCGGTGCCGCGACGCCCGCGCCTTGCTGGAGATCATGGGGGTCGCGGGTCGCACCAACCGCACCAAATTTCGCGAAGGCGTTCTCAAGCCGCTGA